The proteins below come from a single Kitasatospora sp. NBC_00315 genomic window:
- a CDS encoding DUF2316 family protein, producing MTLNDTERRRTSRELKADLALSGLTPQEAAADLGFTAQRLLFTLDVSPGADPVDVWQLHDYLVRAAQDAGRSPAPATVLTEPARLLARRWFRLREAPRHDFGSRTLR from the coding sequence GTGACGCTGAACGACACCGAACGCCGCCGAACGAGCCGGGAGCTGAAGGCCGACCTGGCCCTGTCAGGGCTGACGCCGCAGGAGGCCGCCGCCGATCTGGGCTTCACGGCGCAGCGGTTGCTCTTCACCCTCGACGTCTCCCCCGGCGCCGATCCGGTCGACGTGTGGCAGCTGCACGACTACCTCGTCCGGGCCGCACAGGACGCCGGTCGTTCGCCCGCCCCCGCCACCGTGCTGACCGAGCCGGCGCGGTTGCTCGCCCGTAGGTGGTTCCGGCTGCGTGAGGCCCCGCGGCACGACTTCGGCTCCCGTACGCTCCGCTGA
- a CDS encoding aldo/keto reductase, which produces MPSANPSPDATATGAPRAGGPGLLGAHTVSRVGYGAMQLARLHGDRGAAVALLRRAVELGVDHIDTAQFYGSGLVNDLLREALRPEDGVLLVSKVGAEPDPGGPHPFRPAQRPEQLRAGVEDNLRALGLDQVPVVNLRRLDTGPGLRASGDQDVDFDDQLAVMIAMRDEGKIGAIGLSSVTLDGLRRALPAGIACVQNAYSLVAREDEDMLRLCLAEEIAWVPYFPLGSAIPGLPKVTDEPAVRAAAQALGRTPAQVGLAWLLRHAPNTLLIPGTTSIEHLEANVAAGTVTLDDATLDALDAVPTRRATIG; this is translated from the coding sequence ATGCCCTCCGCAAACCCCTCGCCCGACGCCACGGCCACGGGCGCCCCCCGCGCCGGGGGCCCCGGCCTGCTCGGTGCCCACACCGTCTCCCGCGTCGGCTACGGCGCGATGCAGCTCGCCCGCCTGCACGGCGACCGCGGCGCGGCCGTGGCGCTGCTCCGCCGTGCGGTCGAGCTGGGTGTCGACCACATCGACACGGCCCAGTTCTACGGCTCCGGCCTCGTCAACGACCTCCTCCGCGAGGCGCTGCGCCCCGAGGACGGCGTCCTCCTCGTGAGCAAGGTCGGCGCCGAACCCGACCCCGGCGGCCCGCACCCGTTCCGTCCCGCGCAGCGGCCCGAACAGCTGCGGGCGGGCGTCGAGGACAACCTCCGCGCCCTCGGCCTCGACCAGGTCCCGGTCGTGAACCTGCGGCGGCTGGACACCGGCCCGGGACTGCGGGCCTCCGGCGACCAGGACGTGGACTTCGACGACCAGCTCGCGGTGATGATCGCGATGCGCGACGAGGGCAAGATCGGCGCGATCGGCCTGAGCAGCGTCACTCTCGACGGCCTGCGCCGCGCCCTCCCGGCTGGCATCGCCTGTGTGCAGAACGCCTACAGCCTCGTGGCCCGCGAGGACGAGGACATGCTCCGGCTCTGTCTCGCCGAGGAGATCGCCTGGGTGCCGTACTTCCCGCTCGGCAGCGCGATCCCCGGGCTGCCGAAGGTGACCGACGAGCCGGCGGTCCGGGCCGCGGCACAGGCGCTGGGCCGCACGCCGGCCCAGGTCGGCCTGGCCTGGCTGCTCCGACACGCTCCGAACACGCTCCTCATTCCCGGGACGACGAGCATCGAACACCTGGAGGCGAACGTCGCCGCGGGCACGGTCACGCTCGACGACGCGACGCTCGACGCACTCGACGCCGTACCCACTCGTCGGGCGACCATCGGCTGA
- a CDS encoding TetR/AcrR family transcriptional regulator, translating into MRADARRNRDHLVAVAAAAFAAADDSVPLENIAREAKVGIGTLYRHFPTREALVEAVYAAELDEVTTSAAGLLRESPPEEALRAWLDRYARFAATKHGMIDTLRAGWASGRITPPTRERITAEIGTILAAGARAGSLRADVDREDVTAMLLGVVLSTATGSSAGQTERLLDLVVDALLPRTDG; encoded by the coding sequence ATGCGGGCGGACGCGCGGCGCAACCGCGACCACCTCGTGGCCGTCGCCGCAGCCGCCTTCGCCGCGGCCGACGACTCCGTCCCGCTGGAGAACATCGCCCGCGAGGCCAAGGTCGGCATCGGCACGCTCTACCGTCACTTCCCGACCCGGGAGGCACTCGTCGAGGCCGTCTACGCCGCCGAGCTGGACGAGGTGACCACGAGCGCCGCCGGGCTGCTCCGGGAGTCCCCGCCCGAGGAGGCGCTCCGCGCCTGGCTGGACCGCTACGCGCGGTTCGCCGCGACGAAGCACGGGATGATCGACACCCTCCGCGCCGGCTGGGCCTCCGGGCGGATCACGCCACCCACCCGGGAGCGGATCACCGCCGAGATCGGGACGATCCTCGCGGCCGGAGCGCGAGCGGGCTCGCTGCGTGCTGACGTCGACCGCGAGGACGTCACGGCGATGCTGCTCGGAGTCGTCCTGTCGACGGCGACCGGCAGCAGCGCCGGGCAGACCGAACGACTGCTCGACCTCGTCGTCGACGCCCTGCTGCCCCGGACGGACGGGTAG
- a CDS encoding alpha/beta fold hydrolase, which produces MPYCTTRDGVEIFYKDWGSGRPVVFIHGWPLNGDAWQDQLKAVADAGFRGIAHDRRGHGRSTPVWDGYDFDTFADDLDDLITGLDLRDVTLVAHSMGGGELARYVGRHGTGRIRSAVLLSAIPPLMLQGPDNPEGVPRSVFEDIKAGILTERSQFWKDTAVGFFSADREGSRATQGNKDAFWYMAMAETLQGGVACVDAFAFTDFHQDLARFDIPTLIVHGDDDQVVPIDATGRKSARIIPDATLKVYEGGSHGIALVPGDKERFNQDLLEFLKG; this is translated from the coding sequence GTGCCCTACTGCACAACGCGTGACGGCGTGGAGATCTTCTACAAGGACTGGGGCAGCGGACGGCCCGTGGTGTTCATCCACGGGTGGCCGCTCAACGGTGACGCCTGGCAGGACCAGCTCAAGGCGGTGGCGGACGCCGGCTTCCGCGGGATCGCCCACGACCGGCGCGGTCACGGTCGCTCCACCCCGGTCTGGGACGGCTACGACTTCGACACCTTCGCCGACGACCTCGACGACCTGATCACCGGTCTCGACCTGCGCGACGTGACCCTGGTGGCGCACTCGATGGGCGGTGGCGAGCTCGCCCGCTACGTCGGGCGTCACGGCACCGGGCGGATCAGGTCCGCAGTCCTGCTGTCCGCGATCCCACCGCTGATGCTGCAGGGCCCGGACAATCCCGAGGGCGTTCCGCGGAGCGTGTTCGAGGACATCAAGGCCGGCATCCTCACGGAGCGCTCCCAGTTCTGGAAGGACACCGCGGTCGGGTTCTTCTCCGCCGACCGGGAGGGCAGCAGGGCCACCCAGGGAAACAAGGACGCCTTCTGGTACATGGCCATGGCCGAGACCCTCCAGGGCGGTGTCGCCTGTGTCGACGCCTTCGCGTTCACCGACTTCCACCAGGACCTGGCGAGGTTCGACATCCCGACCCTGATCGTCCACGGCGACGACGACCAGGTCGTGCCGATCGACGCGACCGGTCGCAAGTCCGCCCGGATCATCCCCGACGCCACACTCAAGGTCTACGAGGGCGGCTCCCACGGCATCGCCCTGGTTCCCGGGGACAAGGAGAGGTTCAACCAGGACCTGCTCGAATTCCTCAAGGGCTGA
- a CDS encoding 1,4-alpha-glucan branching protein → MAVVHRTTMNPTKVELLSVWLPTQPWYRGGARAATLAKAGGFRLDDPAGQVGIEFMVATDMSATDRGVSYLLPLTYRDAPLDDAGQALVGTSEHGVLGRRWIYDGAHDPVLVAQLLALMTGEAEPQAQSESDSADASVEGHFAGAARVAMAGLVAVANSPHGTDILIGTGPAPTAARLTIHLNRVLCPTLDEPAVPAPRPLGHVSAPWLLPDGTSARGVFAVADNAPS, encoded by the coding sequence ATGGCTGTCGTCCACCGGACAACGATGAACCCCACGAAGGTGGAGCTGCTGTCGGTTTGGCTCCCGACCCAGCCCTGGTACCGGGGCGGCGCCCGGGCGGCCACGCTCGCCAAGGCGGGCGGATTCCGTCTCGACGATCCCGCGGGGCAGGTGGGGATCGAGTTCATGGTGGCCACGGACATGTCGGCAACCGACCGCGGGGTCAGCTACCTCCTGCCGCTCACCTACCGCGACGCGCCGCTCGACGATGCCGGACAAGCCCTCGTCGGTACCTCCGAACACGGGGTGCTCGGCCGGCGGTGGATCTACGACGGCGCCCACGATCCCGTGCTCGTCGCCCAACTCCTCGCCCTGATGACCGGCGAGGCCGAGCCCCAGGCCCAGAGCGAGAGCGACAGCGCCGACGCCTCGGTCGAGGGACACTTCGCCGGTGCCGCCCGGGTGGCCATGGCCGGCCTCGTCGCCGTGGCCAACAGCCCGCACGGCACCGACATCCTCATCGGCACCGGGCCCGCCCCCACCGCGGCGCGGTTGACCATCCACCTCAACCGCGTCCTGTGCCCCACCCTGGACGAACCGGCCGTACCGGCCCCGCGGCCGCTGGGGCACGTCAGCGCTCCCTGGCTGCTGCCGGACGGCACGTCCGCACGCGGCGTGTTCGCCGTCGCCGACAACGCACCCTCCTGA
- a CDS encoding fic family toxin-antitoxin system, toxin component, whose protein sequence is MILHVDLAWILDVAERAGQGDPAPVDYGVAIAAVERHRAVVAGRDVYDGPLARAAALVHTLGRLPWLERSNLRVAVAVAHGYLQASGVPAELDQDRVGALAAELRRPGATAADVIAVLKTWLA, encoded by the coding sequence GTGATCCTGCACGTGGATCTGGCCTGGATCCTGGATGTGGCCGAGCGGGCGGGCCAGGGCGACCCGGCCCCGGTGGACTACGGGGTGGCGATCGCCGCCGTCGAGCGCCACCGCGCGGTCGTCGCCGGCCGGGACGTCTACGACGGCCCGCTGGCCCGGGCCGCCGCGCTCGTCCACACCCTGGGCCGACTGCCGTGGCTGGAGCGCTCCAACCTGCGCGTCGCGGTCGCCGTCGCCCACGGCTACCTCCAGGCCAGTGGTGTGCCCGCCGAACTCGACCAGGACCGCGTCGGCGCCCTCGCCGCCGAACTGCGCCGCCCCGGCGCCACCGCCGCCGACGTCATCGCCGTCCTGAAGACCTGGCTGGCCTGA
- a CDS encoding ricin-type beta-trefoil lectin domain protein, whose amino-acid sequence MIDIRRALRGRGGGDAEPSVARARRPRRTAALSALALAAAAMSGVLPSTGSAVAAGADRPALSFANSTTQAKLGAAYTKALANLLDTNTVTYDPAVYNSSGLMTGSPQTFIRAGGGYNQPWTRDAAVNSWNAASLVEPKAAANTLWSAVVKQSNGQLIVQQDNQLWDQVVWMTGAWNHYLVTGDQSFLTNAYQVATNTLNSRKGQAYNATYGLFQGPSFFNDGIAGYPAPPADSTESHGGFVGDYSATSTMMTLSTNELYYSAYRSAAQMAAALGKPSGEVSTLNSAADALKNKINQYFWIPGKGLYGYFVHGNDSMAGQLDQTEEGTGLSFAVLFGIAGSSQAQSIMQNAHIQPYGIADTYPNYPRYSDAKPGRHNNVVWPMIQGYWADAAARTGNQARFANEVQTLAGLAVSSNQFAEIYNAQTGVVDGGWQTGGHWGAAPDQTWSATAYLRMIHDGLFGMTFTSGGITFQPTLPAGWGDATLSGVAYRGAKLNISLHGSGNTVTAFKLDGAATAGTSIPATLTGTHTVDITLTGGQSVQGTGTILSAVNSGKCVDLNGNASADGTAVQLWDCNNTAAQNWTRQSDGTVRANGSCLDVNGAATTDGALVQLWTCHGGGNQQWTVINGTLVNPASGKCLDDPNYTATNGTRLDLWTCNIGSNQHWAIP is encoded by the coding sequence ATGATCGACATCAGGCGCGCACTACGCGGTCGGGGAGGCGGCGACGCCGAACCATCCGTCGCCCGGGCGCGGCGACCCAGGCGGACGGCCGCGCTGAGCGCCCTGGCGCTGGCCGCCGCCGCCATGTCCGGTGTGCTGCCCTCGACCGGTTCGGCGGTGGCCGCCGGCGCGGACCGGCCGGCCCTGAGCTTCGCCAACTCCACCACCCAGGCGAAGCTCGGCGCGGCGTACACCAAGGCCCTGGCCAACCTGCTCGACACGAACACGGTCACCTACGACCCCGCGGTGTACAACTCCTCCGGCCTGATGACCGGTTCACCGCAGACGTTCATCCGCGCGGGCGGCGGCTACAACCAGCCGTGGACCAGGGACGCGGCCGTCAACTCGTGGAACGCGGCCAGCCTGGTGGAGCCGAAGGCGGCCGCGAACACACTCTGGTCGGCCGTGGTCAAGCAGTCGAACGGGCAGCTGATCGTCCAACAGGACAACCAGCTGTGGGACCAGGTCGTCTGGATGACCGGGGCCTGGAACCACTACCTGGTCACCGGCGACCAGAGCTTCCTGACCAACGCCTACCAGGTCGCGACGAACACTCTCAACTCGCGGAAGGGGCAGGCCTACAACGCGACGTACGGGCTGTTCCAGGGGCCGTCCTTCTTCAACGACGGCATCGCCGGCTACCCCGCCCCGCCGGCGGACAGCACCGAGAGCCACGGCGGCTTCGTCGGCGACTACTCAGCGACCAGCACGATGATGACGCTGAGCACCAACGAGCTGTACTACTCCGCCTACCGCAGCGCGGCCCAGATGGCCGCTGCGCTCGGTAAGCCCTCGGGTGAGGTCTCCACGCTGAACTCGGCGGCCGACGCACTGAAGAACAAGATCAACCAGTACTTCTGGATCCCGGGCAAGGGCCTGTACGGCTACTTCGTCCACGGCAACGACAGCATGGCCGGCCAACTGGACCAGACCGAGGAGGGCACCGGCCTCTCGTTCGCCGTCCTGTTCGGCATCGCCGGCAGCAGCCAGGCTCAGTCGATCATGCAGAACGCCCATATCCAGCCGTACGGCATCGCCGACACCTACCCGAACTACCCCCGCTACAGCGACGCCAAGCCCGGTCGCCACAACAACGTGGTCTGGCCGATGATCCAGGGGTACTGGGCCGACGCGGCCGCGCGCACCGGCAACCAGGCCCGTTTCGCCAACGAGGTCCAGACCCTGGCCGGACTCGCCGTCTCCAGCAACCAGTTCGCCGAGATCTACAACGCCCAGACCGGCGTGGTGGACGGCGGCTGGCAGACCGGCGGCCACTGGGGCGCCGCCCCGGACCAGACCTGGTCCGCCACCGCCTACCTGCGGATGATCCACGACGGGCTGTTCGGGATGACGTTCACCTCCGGCGGCATCACCTTCCAGCCGACCCTGCCCGCAGGCTGGGGGGACGCCACCCTGTCCGGCGTCGCCTACCGGGGCGCGAAGCTCAACATCTCGCTGCACGGGTCCGGCAACACCGTCACCGCCTTCAAGCTCGACGGCGCGGCCACCGCCGGCACCTCGATACCCGCCACCCTGACCGGGACGCACACCGTGGACATCACCCTGACCGGCGGCCAGTCCGTCCAGGGCACCGGGACCATCCTGTCCGCCGTGAACAGCGGCAAGTGCGTCGACCTCAACGGCAACGCCTCCGCCGACGGCACGGCCGTCCAGTTGTGGGACTGCAACAACACCGCCGCCCAGAACTGGACCAGGCAGTCGGACGGGACCGTCCGGGCCAACGGGTCGTGCCTCGACGTCAACGGCGCCGCCACGACCGACGGCGCCCTGGTGCAGCTGTGGACGTGCCACGGCGGCGGCAACCAGCAGTGGACCGTCATCAACGGCACCCTGGTGAACCCGGCCTCCGGCAAGTGCCTCGACGACCCCAACTACACCGCCACGAACGGCACCAGGCTCGACCTGTGGACCTGCAACATCGGGTCCAACCAGCACTGGGCGATCCCCTGA
- a CDS encoding DoxX family protein has translation MPLVPSEAVATARPYVLGAFRVVIGLLFVCHGAASLFGVLGGANGGGTVATLSWPGWYAAAVQLVAGGLVLVGLGTRTAALPASGSMAYAYFSVHQEHALWPLQNGGEASVLYCWTFLLIAVTGPGGLALDGLRARRGRPAPAGAEQPSAAL, from the coding sequence ATGCCACTCGTTCCCAGCGAAGCGGTCGCGACCGCACGGCCGTACGTCCTGGGCGCCTTCCGGGTCGTCATCGGCCTGCTGTTCGTATGCCACGGAGCCGCCTCACTGTTCGGCGTCCTCGGCGGAGCGAACGGCGGGGGCACCGTGGCCACACTGAGCTGGCCCGGCTGGTACGCCGCGGCCGTCCAACTGGTCGCCGGCGGACTGGTCCTGGTCGGACTGGGCACCAGGACGGCCGCGCTGCCGGCCTCCGGCTCGATGGCCTACGCGTACTTCTCGGTCCACCAGGAGCACGCCCTGTGGCCGCTGCAGAACGGCGGCGAGGCGTCGGTCCTGTACTGCTGGACCTTCCTGCTGATCGCGGTCACCGGCCCCGGCGGCCTGGCCCTGGACGGTCTGCGGGCCCGCCGCGGCCGGCCCGCGCCCGCCGGTGCCGAGCAACCGTCCGCCGCACTCTGA
- a CDS encoding carboxymuconolactone decarboxylase family protein has protein sequence MTTTSETPVLDTLAAMTIDSVERCGMAPDMMILTRIAALVAMDAPTISYLAHLDPAMQSGVTGEQLQDLLVAVAPIVGTARVMSAAGHLTEALGITIAVAAAEAGGAA, from the coding sequence ATGACAACGACGTCCGAAACCCCGGTACTCGACACCCTCGCCGCCATGACGATCGACTCGGTCGAACGATGTGGCATGGCGCCGGACATGATGATCCTCACCAGGATCGCCGCGCTCGTCGCCATGGACGCACCCACGATCTCCTACCTCGCCCACCTCGACCCGGCCATGCAGTCGGGCGTGACCGGCGAGCAGCTCCAGGACCTCCTGGTCGCCGTCGCACCGATCGTGGGGACCGCCCGCGTGATGTCGGCGGCCGGCCACCTCACCGAGGCACTGGGCATCACCATCGCGGTCGCCGCGGCGGAGGCCGGGGGCGCCGCGTAG
- a CDS encoding APC family permease yields the protein MSAGDLPADDAGRQGRAKAASAVRAVAGPQKISWLTLAFMTTSSVASLRASPTMAVYGLACVFLYLVPAVVFLLPTALVSAELASGWSGGVYNWVAQGLSKPAAFLAVWCQFAMTIFYYPSLLAFVASTISYVINPELASNGVYTAIVIVVLYWTGVWVSSRGTNAVAGLASGGLIIGTLIPGVLLVLLGFVFLGQGNASAAPMNSSHIFPEWTGIASLVLIVNNFLSYSGMEMNAVHVNKLRNPAKEFPRSMFLAMGMVLLIFILPALAISWVIPADQLSLTAGVMQAFDAFFQYFHIGWLVPIVAFALCAASLGGMLTWLAGPSKGLLLISRQEGYLPPYLQKLNKHGIQQNILVTQGLLTTVIALLYALIPNVSSVYWIFSVITTQVYLIMYLLMFLAAIQLRRKQPDHPRGYRAPLLTTLCVVGFVASALAMVIGFIPSSQFGGGSGWAYVGIVGGGLVLLGVIIPFGFLKARKPSWRQPDADAAAVDGGPA from the coding sequence ATGAGTGCTGGAGATCTGCCGGCGGACGATGCCGGACGCCAGGGGAGAGCGAAGGCGGCGAGCGCGGTCCGCGCGGTGGCGGGGCCCCAGAAGATCAGCTGGTTGACGCTGGCGTTCATGACGACCAGCTCCGTGGCGAGCCTGCGGGCGTCGCCGACGATGGCCGTGTACGGCCTGGCCTGCGTCTTCCTCTACCTGGTGCCCGCCGTGGTGTTCCTGCTGCCCACCGCGCTGGTGTCGGCGGAGCTGGCCTCCGGATGGAGCGGCGGCGTCTACAACTGGGTCGCGCAGGGTCTGTCGAAGCCGGCGGCCTTCCTGGCCGTCTGGTGCCAGTTCGCCATGACGATCTTCTACTACCCCAGTCTGCTGGCCTTCGTGGCCAGCACGATCTCCTACGTGATCAACCCGGAGCTGGCCAGTAACGGCGTCTACACCGCGATCGTCATCGTGGTCCTCTACTGGACCGGCGTGTGGGTGTCCTCGCGCGGCACGAACGCCGTCGCGGGGCTGGCCTCCGGCGGGCTGATCATCGGAACGCTGATCCCCGGCGTGCTGCTGGTCCTCCTCGGGTTCGTCTTCCTCGGCCAGGGCAACGCATCCGCCGCCCCGATGAACTCCTCGCACATCTTCCCCGAGTGGACCGGCATCGCGAGCCTGGTGCTGATCGTGAACAACTTCCTGAGCTACTCCGGCATGGAGATGAACGCGGTTCACGTCAACAAGCTGCGCAACCCCGCCAAGGAGTTCCCGAGGTCGATGTTCCTGGCCATGGGCATGGTGCTGCTGATCTTCATCCTGCCGGCCCTGGCCATCAGCTGGGTCATCCCGGCGGACCAACTCAGCCTCACGGCGGGCGTCATGCAGGCCTTCGACGCCTTCTTCCAGTACTTCCACATCGGCTGGCTCGTCCCGATCGTCGCGTTCGCGCTGTGCGCCGCCTCGCTCGGCGGCATGCTCACCTGGCTGGCCGGACCCTCCAAGGGCCTGCTGCTGATCTCCCGCCAGGAGGGCTACCTGCCCCCGTACCTGCAGAAGCTCAACAAGCACGGCATCCAGCAGAACATCCTGGTCACCCAGGGCCTGCTCACCACGGTCATCGCCCTGCTGTACGCGCTGATCCCGAACGTCTCCAGCGTGTACTGGATCTTCTCGGTCATCACCACCCAGGTGTACCTGATCATGTACCTGCTGATGTTCCTGGCCGCCATCCAGCTGCGCCGCAAGCAGCCCGACCACCCGCGCGGCTACCGCGCCCCGCTGCTCACCACGCTGTGCGTGGTCGGCTTCGTCGCCTCGGCCCTGGCCATGGTGATCGGCTTCATCCCCTCCTCGCAGTTCGGCGGCGGGAGCGGCTGGGCCTACGTCGGTATCGTGGGCGGCGGCCTCGTGCTGCTCGGCGTGATCATCCCGTTCGGCTTCCTGAAGGCGCGCAAACCCAGCTGGCGGCAGCCCGACGCCGACGCCGCCGCGGTGGACGGAGGGCCGGCATGA
- a CDS encoding PP2C family protein-serine/threonine phosphatase, with protein sequence MKRQDRLTGSFYRWLPAAAMLAVALTDHVTWQNTSLLPLFAVGPALAAGAGPRRRVASATAAAIVLCVVTAASHSRLESTRFAVALTAVVVVAIASWYVATLRLRTEKELTDVRAVADTVQQVLLGPVPARTGSGRLAVSYTSAAEAARIGGDLYEAVPLPGGSVRIIVADVQGKGLPAVRTTAVVLAAFREAAPYAERLDEVGRRIERALARRTESDRFVTAVLAEIAEDGSVDLLNYGHPAPLVRRADGLLESVEPQCPGPPLGLGSLTDAGPGRDLITLAPGDRILFHTDGLTEARDPSGEFYPVLARAGAPLSEPDPDEALARLREDVARHTRAPLTDDSAFLLFQHTSPLGAALPPADPHADRAT encoded by the coding sequence GTGAAGAGGCAGGACCGGCTCACGGGCAGCTTCTACCGGTGGCTGCCGGCCGCGGCGATGCTCGCGGTCGCCCTGACGGATCACGTGACCTGGCAGAACACCAGCCTGCTACCGCTTTTCGCGGTCGGCCCGGCCCTCGCCGCGGGCGCCGGGCCCAGGCGACGCGTCGCCTCCGCCACCGCCGCCGCCATCGTCCTGTGCGTGGTGACCGCCGCCTCCCACAGTCGGCTCGAGTCCACCCGCTTCGCGGTGGCGCTCACCGCCGTCGTCGTCGTCGCGATCGCCTCCTGGTACGTGGCGACGCTGCGACTGCGCACCGAGAAGGAACTCACGGACGTCAGAGCCGTCGCGGACACGGTGCAACAGGTGCTGCTCGGCCCGGTTCCCGCCCGGACGGGCAGCGGCAGACTCGCGGTGTCGTACACCTCGGCAGCCGAGGCGGCCCGGATCGGCGGAGACCTCTACGAGGCCGTGCCGCTCCCGGGGGGCTCGGTGCGGATCATCGTCGCCGACGTCCAGGGCAAGGGCCTCCCGGCCGTCCGCACCACCGCGGTGGTCCTCGCCGCCTTCCGGGAGGCCGCCCCCTACGCCGAGCGGTTGGACGAGGTGGGCCGGCGCATCGAGCGGGCCCTGGCCAGGCGCACCGAGAGCGACCGCTTCGTGACCGCCGTCCTGGCCGAGATCGCGGAGGACGGATCCGTCGACCTCCTCAACTACGGGCACCCCGCTCCACTGGTGCGCCGCGCCGACGGCCTGCTGGAATCCGTCGAGCCGCAGTGTCCGGGGCCGCCCCTGGGCCTCGGCAGCCTGACGGACGCCGGCCCGGGCCGGGACCTGATCACGCTGGCGCCCGGAGACCGGATCCTCTTCCACACCGACGGCCTGACCGAGGCACGCGACCCCTCCGGCGAGTTCTACCCGGTCCTGGCCCGCGCCGGTGCACCGCTGTCCGAGCCCGACCCGGACGAAGCCCTCGCTCGCCTTCGCGAGGACGTCGCCCGCCACACCCGGGCCCCGCTCACCGACGACTCCGCGTTCCTCCTGTTCCAGCACACCTCACCCCTCGGGGCCGCTCTGCCCCCGGCCGACCCGCACGCGGATCGCGCGACCTGA